A genomic segment from Colletotrichum higginsianum IMI 349063 chromosome 5, whole genome shotgun sequence encodes:
- a CDS encoding Major facilitator superfamily transporter, whose translation MSALQSSLRFLPHVIMGTAVNVAAAWLVSRVKVQTLGAASAVISAVAPILMATVDLDGNYWFAPFWAMLLSPVNADALFTVSNLIISDAFPADLQSLAGGVFSEIGQIGNAVGLAMTAAIAASVTEHSGIVDDTGAARMAGYRAAFWTVFAATVAVVVVVLWGLRKSGTVGKKDD comes from the exons ATGTCTGCACTGCAAAGCTCCCTGAGGTTCCTCCCCCACGTCATCATGGGCACCGCCGTCaacgtggcggcggcatggcTCGTCTCCAGAGTCAAGGTCCAGACTCTCGGCGCCGCGTCggccgtcatctcggccgtTGCCCCGATCCTCATGGCCacggtcgacctcgacggcaacTACTGGTTCGCGCCCTTCTGGGCCATGCTTCTCTCGCCCGTCAACGCCGACG CACTCTTCACCGTGTCCAACCTCATCATCTCGGACGCCTTCCCGGCAGACTTGCAgtccctcgccggcggcgtcttcagCGAGATCGGGCAGATAGGCAACGCCGTGGGCCTCGCCATGACGGCAGCTATTGCGGCATCCGTGACGGAGCACTcgggcatcgtcgacgataCCGGAGCGGCGCGCATGGCGGGCTACCGCGCCGCTTTCTGGACCGTCTTCGCGGCCACGGTGgccgtggtcgtcgtcgtgctaTGGGGGCTCAGGAAGAGCGGCACGGTCGGGAAGAAGGACGACTAG